In Desulfovibrio oxyclinae DSM 11498, a single genomic region encodes these proteins:
- a CDS encoding nuclease-related domain-containing protein: MRWSLMVLGAAAFFLVSFAYGTPPEKIAYSKTYGADVYVMDHGKNWCDSNISTIARMRPGSVLGDHALDAFYKMIGIILQDECPKAQKTGFLVLGADGEYFFAGECTRDDGWTPARTGFGVSEGITLMRYHTTIFVDAMTARLFPGSYANRLEWLGIGGFVVVFFAAVLFLCRKKEQLSTLQDHESEPESNQVEEVAPYESVTVEDGGMESPKPKLVASTVFAESYEAALEGKLSEAPKERAGDYGEALVLSKVMQAGGGIVYWGLGLSNRGRKCEVDILIVAPHGLLHVEVKNLRGVWKVLSEYDEQGRVCSSCWTRDGDGDLTMRSPVEQANRARTILAETVRNLTDFYIPIHSVVVAAHGEFSLSCAQDDGVKVMSLSEFAEFYKEYAHGSIAQLSAARRGLFASLVEHVAGYGQRPAFFDLELFEEGARQVPDQPMSMETYENYLFTKLSEYWSLKTRIPKQDGIWFGNKQDMAPASVKNGTQD, from the coding sequence ATGCGGTGGTCATTGATGGTACTGGGGGCGGCGGCGTTTTTTCTTGTCTCGTTTGCGTATGGGACACCGCCGGAGAAAATCGCCTACTCCAAAACGTATGGAGCCGACGTTTATGTCATGGACCACGGCAAGAACTGGTGTGACTCGAACATTTCTACAATCGCCAGAATGAGGCCTGGAAGCGTCTTGGGCGATCACGCTCTGGATGCCTTTTACAAGATGATAGGCATTATTCTTCAGGATGAATGCCCCAAGGCGCAAAAGACTGGCTTCTTGGTTCTTGGCGCGGACGGGGAGTACTTTTTTGCCGGAGAATGCACACGGGATGACGGCTGGACTCCTGCTCGAACCGGCTTTGGCGTGTCCGAAGGCATTACCTTGATGCGATATCACACGACGATATTTGTGGATGCTATGACCGCTCGACTTTTTCCCGGTTCGTATGCCAACCGTTTAGAATGGTTAGGTATTGGTGGTTTTGTTGTCGTGTTTTTCGCAGCCGTTTTATTTCTTTGCAGGAAAAAGGAACAGCTTTCGACCTTGCAGGACCATGAAAGTGAACCTGAATCGAATCAGGTTGAAGAGGTCGCGCCTTATGAATCTGTCACCGTTGAAGACGGCGGCATGGAATCACCGAAACCGAAACTTGTGGCCTCTACTGTTTTTGCCGAAAGCTATGAAGCGGCTCTGGAAGGAAAACTCAGCGAGGCCCCGAAGGAACGCGCAGGAGATTACGGGGAAGCATTGGTCTTATCCAAAGTAATGCAAGCGGGCGGGGGCATCGTTTACTGGGGGCTTGGCCTGAGCAATCGCGGTAGGAAATGCGAGGTTGATATTCTTATAGTCGCCCCTCATGGGCTGCTTCATGTGGAGGTGAAGAACCTTCGCGGCGTCTGGAAAGTGCTGAGTGAGTATGACGAGCAGGGACGGGTGTGCAGTTCCTGCTGGACGCGTGATGGGGATGGCGATCTAACGATGAGAAGCCCGGTGGAGCAGGCCAATCGAGCACGCACCATTCTGGCCGAAACTGTCAGAAATCTCACCGACTTCTATATTCCGATTCATAGCGTGGTGGTCGCGGCTCACGGCGAGTTCAGCCTGAGCTGTGCGCAGGATGACGGAGTGAAAGTTATGAGCCTTTCCGAATTTGCCGAATTCTACAAGGAGTATGCGCACGGTTCCATCGCTCAACTCAGTGCGGCGCGACGGGGACTTTTCGCTTCACTGGTAGAGCATGTGGCCGGATATGGGCAGCGGCCCGCATTTTTTGATCTGGAACTATTCGAGGAAGGGGCGAGGCAAGTGCCGGATCAGCCCATGTCCATGGAGACGTATGAGAACTACCTTTTCACGAAATTGTCCGAATATTGGAGCCTGAAGACCAGAATCCCGAAGCAGGACGGAATCTGGTTCGGCAACAAGCAGGATATGGCTCCCGCCTCTGTCAAGAACGGTACTCAAGATTAA
- a CDS encoding ATP-binding cassette domain-containing protein encodes MQFDIDITKRLRCGGDEFTLRSRFSTEARSLVLFGPSGSGKTLTLKAIAGILSPDEGHIRCNGRTLFNSKRGTNIPARKRHLGYVFQDYALFPHLTVRENIGFGLAPLFRRPTRQQQNRISELVEAFGLENVAGQKPSALSGGQQQRAALARALATSPGLLLLDEPFSALDQPLRLRMRKELCRVLDAFDTPMVMVTHDCEDVESFAESIALYRNGSVREVISAQTYANKDVDLGEMLRQRAQEAYE; translated from the coding sequence ATGCAGTTCGACATTGATATAACCAAACGCCTGCGTTGCGGGGGTGACGAGTTCACCCTCCGCTCGCGGTTTTCCACCGAAGCGCGCTCACTGGTGCTCTTCGGTCCTTCCGGTTCGGGAAAGACCCTTACCCTCAAGGCCATCGCCGGAATTCTCAGCCCCGATGAAGGTCATATCCGCTGCAACGGCAGGACGCTTTTCAATTCCAAGCGCGGGACCAACATTCCCGCAAGGAAACGACATCTGGGCTATGTTTTTCAGGATTACGCCCTGTTCCCGCACCTGACCGTACGTGAGAACATCGGCTTCGGACTGGCACCTCTGTTCAGACGCCCAACCCGCCAGCAGCAAAACCGCATTTCGGAACTGGTGGAGGCCTTCGGCCTGGAAAACGTGGCTGGACAGAAGCCTTCCGCGCTTTCGGGCGGTCAACAGCAACGCGCCGCCCTGGCCCGCGCACTGGCCACCTCGCCGGGGCTGCTGCTCCTTGACGAACCCTTCTCCGCTCTTGACCAGCCGCTTCGCCTGCGTATGCGCAAGGAACTCTGCCGAGTTCTCGATGCATTCGACACCCCCATGGTCATGGTCACCCACGACTGCGAGGACGTGGAATCTTTCGCAGAATCCATTGCCCTCTATCGAAACGGCAGCGTCCGCGAGGTCATCTCGGCCCAAACCTATGCCAACAAGGATGTCGATCTCGGGGAAATGCTCAGGCAACGCGCGCAGGAGGCGTACGAATAG
- the modA gene encoding molybdate ABC transporter substrate-binding protein has translation MKRTALATLLVALVLWTSAPGTAQARELIVSAAASLTDAFSDMEPAFEKAHPEVDVIMNFASSGALYRQIEQGAPADVYASANPKWMNKAVQNRFVAEDDVAVFARNALVLAVPSDNPASVSSLDDLTKRSVKSIGIGTPETVPAGQYAKGALVGADLYDHLSPKMIFGESVRQVLDYLVRGEIDCGFVYRTDAVKAGKDVSIVAEVPLENPVTYPVAVVLDSASDEAARKFVAFVLGGEGRALLEARGFKAP, from the coding sequence ATGAAACGCACCGCCCTCGCCACATTGCTTGTCGCGCTTGTCCTGTGGACCTCGGCCCCCGGCACCGCTCAGGCCCGTGAACTGATCGTTTCCGCCGCAGCCAGCCTCACCGATGCCTTCAGCGACATGGAACCGGCCTTCGAGAAAGCGCACCCCGAGGTGGATGTCATCATGAACTTTGCCTCGTCCGGCGCGCTCTACAGACAGATCGAGCAAGGTGCTCCGGCTGATGTTTATGCCTCGGCCAACCCGAAATGGATGAACAAGGCCGTGCAGAACCGCTTTGTCGCGGAAGACGATGTAGCGGTGTTCGCACGAAACGCCCTCGTTCTTGCCGTGCCCTCGGACAACCCCGCGTCAGTCTCATCGCTCGATGACCTCACGAAACGGAGCGTCAAAAGCATCGGCATCGGCACACCGGAAACCGTCCCCGCCGGGCAGTACGCCAAGGGCGCTCTTGTCGGAGCAGACCTCTATGATCACCTCTCGCCCAAGATGATCTTCGGCGAGTCCGTGAGACAGGTGCTGGACTATCTCGTGCGCGGGGAGATCGACTGCGGTTTCGTCTACCGCACGGACGCGGTCAAGGCGGGCAAGGACGTCAGCATCGTTGCCGAAGTGCCGCTGGAGAATCCCGTGACCTACCCCGTAGCCGTGGTCCTTGATTCGGCATCCGATGAAGCGGCACGAAAATTCGTTGCCTTCGTGCTTGGCGGTGAAGGCCGCGCATTGCTGGAAGCCCGGGGTTTCAAGGCTCCGTAA
- the modB gene encoding molybdate ABC transporter permease subunit produces the protein MDFIWIDLTSPAFITPFLLTLKVSGLAVVFSLVLGVAAAFLLTRRPFPGRDLLDALCTLPLVMPPTVLGYYILVLVGRRGFIGQWLQDSFGISLMFTWQGATIAATVVAFPLVFKSARAALEGVGSRYEDAARTLGQNELSVFLRVSLPLAFRGIISGGMLAFARAMGEFGATLMIAGNLPGRTQTLSLAVYSAVQAGNDALANTLVLIISIVCVVILVITGKLLQPKFRQ, from the coding sequence ATGGATTTCATCTGGATAGACCTGACCTCCCCGGCATTTATCACACCTTTTCTGCTTACCCTCAAAGTGTCGGGACTGGCTGTGGTCTTTTCGCTGGTCCTCGGCGTGGCGGCCGCTTTCCTGCTGACGCGCAGGCCTTTCCCGGGCCGCGACCTGCTTGACGCCCTGTGCACGCTGCCACTCGTCATGCCGCCCACGGTGCTCGGCTATTACATTCTGGTGCTGGTGGGCCGTCGAGGTTTCATCGGCCAGTGGCTTCAGGACAGCTTCGGTATCAGCCTGATGTTCACATGGCAGGGAGCAACCATTGCTGCCACCGTCGTGGCTTTCCCGCTGGTCTTCAAATCAGCCCGCGCCGCACTGGAAGGTGTCGGCTCCCGATACGAAGACGCGGCCCGAACTCTCGGCCAGAACGAACTTTCGGTCTTTCTCCGGGTTTCCCTGCCGCTGGCCTTCCGGGGAATCATCTCCGGCGGGATGCTCGCCTTTGCACGCGCCATGGGCGAGTTCGGTGCCACGCTCATGATCGCCGGCAACCTCCCCGGTCGAACGCAAACCCTCTCACTCGCGGTCTACTCCGCGGTTCAGGCGGGCAATGACGCGCTCGCCAATACGCTCGTGCTCATCATCAGCATCGTGTGCGTGGTCATTCTGGTGATCACCGGCAAGCTGCTGCAACCGAAGTTCAGACAATAA